One genomic window of Sporosarcina ureae includes the following:
- a CDS encoding cytochrome P450, with protein MKQVPETKVKLTDVKELMNSGYHLLGELREDVGAPVVKANFLTKDITVIYGEEAARTFYNPKYFKRTGAMPKPVLKTLFGEDGVQTLDGEEHHHRKNYFMDLMTPDRMEAYHELLAENVSKELDKQHGEFELFDLANRVLFTTISEWAGINLEKFDAKLVEKLARNQISMISGAVTSPVDHVKGIADRKESEKWAQDLIEEARKHPVPGKEHLALYAFANATQLDGELLPVEVAAVELLNIIRPTVALTVWVALMGHALFAKKDVFEELKADFDNLQDSFIQEMRRYYPFFPMLPAITVKDVEVDGYLIPKDSWVVLDLYGSNHDERTIASPEQFDSRRYVGKAKDISYKEQYEMIAQGGGKFREMHRCAGEWITLHSMRVFSDQLVNKYEFTVPEQDWTIPMNQFPTYPTSKALLFKE; from the coding sequence ATGAAACAAGTACCCGAAACAAAAGTTAAATTAACCGATGTGAAGGAACTGATGAATTCAGGATATCATCTTTTAGGTGAGCTGCGCGAAGACGTTGGGGCACCCGTTGTAAAAGCTAATTTTTTAACGAAGGACATAACGGTCATTTACGGGGAAGAAGCTGCTCGTACATTTTATAATCCGAAGTATTTTAAACGAACTGGAGCTATGCCTAAACCGGTGTTGAAAACTTTGTTTGGTGAAGACGGTGTCCAGACGTTAGATGGAGAAGAGCATCATCACCGCAAGAACTATTTCATGGATTTGATGACGCCCGATAGAATGGAAGCGTACCATGAGTTGTTAGCGGAAAATGTGTCAAAGGAGTTAGATAAACAGCACGGTGAATTTGAGTTGTTTGACCTCGCGAATAGAGTGTTGTTTACTACCATCTCGGAATGGGCTGGTATTAACTTGGAAAAGTTTGATGCAAAACTGGTAGAAAAACTTGCACGAAACCAAATTTCCATGATTAGTGGCGCGGTTACTTCGCCTGTTGATCACGTAAAAGGAATAGCGGATCGTAAGGAGTCCGAAAAATGGGCTCAGGATCTCATAGAAGAAGCAAGAAAGCACCCCGTTCCAGGAAAAGAACATTTGGCTTTATATGCTTTTGCCAATGCGACCCAACTTGACGGAGAGTTGTTACCGGTGGAGGTAGCAGCAGTTGAGTTGTTAAATATCATCCGCCCAACTGTAGCATTAACCGTCTGGGTGGCATTGATGGGGCACGCACTTTTCGCTAAGAAAGATGTTTTTGAAGAGTTAAAAGCTGATTTTGACAACTTACAAGATTCTTTCATTCAAGAAATGCGTCGTTACTATCCATTTTTCCCTATGCTACCTGCGATTACTGTGAAGGATGTAGAAGTGGATGGGTACTTGATTCCGAAAGATAGCTGGGTAGTGCTAGATCTTTACGGAAGTAACCATGATGAGCGAACTATCGCTTCTCCAGAACAGTTTGACAGTAGGCGATATGTAGGGAAAGCGAAAGATATTTCTTATAAAGAGCAATATGAAATGATTGCACAAGGTGGCGGGAAGTTCAGAGAAATGCACCGTTGTGCGGGCGAATGGATTACTCTTCACAGCATGCGCGTCTTTTCTGACCAGTTAGTGAATAAATACGAATTTACTGTACCGGAGCAAGATTGGACGATTCCGATGAATCAGTTCCCAACTTATCCGACTAGTAAAGCATTGTTGTTCAAAGAGTAA
- a CDS encoding arginase family protein, translated as MGGDAVCFDLVEVAPQYDPTGATTRVAAMTMLNFMGHILKNKEKHTN; from the coding sequence ATAGGGGGAGATGCCGTTTGTTTCGACCTAGTTGAAGTTGCTCCTCAATATGATCCTACTGGCGCCACGACTCGGGTGGCCGCTATGACGATGTTGAACTTTATGGGTCATATTCTTAAAAACAAAGAAAAGCATACGAACTAA
- a CDS encoding LAGLIDADG family homing endonuclease, translated as MRQLLLRFGLVATILKINKSRNNQELFRDLVYSLIFFHTFHQSI; from the coding sequence ATGCGCCAACTATTATTGCGGTTCGGCCTGGTAGCTACCATTTTAAAAATCAACAAGTCCCGAAACAATCAAGAATTGTTCCGGGACCTCGTATATTCACTTATTTTTTTTCACACGTTTCACCAATCCATATAG
- a CDS encoding S-layer homology domain-containing protein — MKKWIVVCVMFLMAVTGTMQNVQAASFKDMNKNTSSLYVEVNYLADRGIISGYPDGKFKPNEPIAKKHIAAMLVQALDLPMTNLRDPNYKDVPKSHPYYNEIAAAYNAGLFSNAVNFKPESSISRAFMARLMSKAFNLKVHKKGAESPRYSDVPPHSEFHTDILRVSSNNIATGYPDGTFKPKQLITRSHFSAFLARALTTRAMNIMPDPNYTYYYTDGSSNYRYEYDRKEENGLAYWRIHNETKHESIPRLGYMQNSWSYAEAYDDWFHYDQYIPSPFVVTQIHSANDIGPVSYGNIWITDTSAVKTVRKIEYRDVLVIENYMPWDNKTVFEYYAKDIGLIQRVDSSGKELYGLVKRVKKNK, encoded by the coding sequence TTGAAAAAGTGGATTGTGGTGTGTGTGATGTTTCTAATGGCTGTAACAGGAACGATGCAGAATGTACAAGCTGCAAGTTTTAAAGACATGAATAAGAATACGTCGTCGCTGTACGTGGAAGTCAATTACTTGGCAGACCGCGGAATTATAAGCGGGTATCCGGACGGGAAATTTAAGCCGAATGAGCCAATAGCAAAGAAGCATATTGCTGCAATGCTTGTTCAGGCATTGGATCTTCCAATGACGAATTTGCGGGATCCTAACTATAAGGACGTACCCAAATCCCATCCCTATTACAATGAAATAGCGGCTGCGTATAATGCGGGACTGTTTTCAAATGCGGTGAACTTCAAACCCGAATCCAGTATTTCTCGCGCATTTATGGCAAGGTTGATGAGTAAAGCATTTAATTTGAAGGTGCATAAAAAGGGAGCAGAAAGTCCGCGGTACAGTGACGTCCCTCCTCATTCTGAGTTTCACACAGATATTTTGAGAGTGTCGTCCAACAATATCGCCACTGGATATCCAGACGGTACATTCAAACCGAAACAGCTCATTACACGTTCGCATTTCTCGGCATTTCTAGCCCGCGCACTTACAACGAGAGCGATGAATATTATGCCCGATCCGAATTATACGTATTACTACACAGACGGCTCTAGTAATTATCGCTATGAATATGATAGAAAAGAAGAAAATGGCTTGGCTTATTGGCGTATACACAATGAAACGAAACATGAATCAATTCCTCGTCTAGGCTATATGCAAAACTCCTGGTCTTACGCAGAAGCTTACGATGATTGGTTCCACTATGATCAATACATTCCGTCTCCTTTTGTTGTTACTCAGATCCACAGTGCAAACGATATCGGGCCGGTTAGCTACGGGAATATTTGGATTACAGACACGAGTGCTGTGAAGACTGTTCGTAAAATAGAGTACCGTGACGTGCTAGTAATTGAGAATTATATGCCATGGGATAATAAAACAGTATTCGAATACTACGCGAAAGATATTGGACTGATTCAACGAGTGGATAGTTCGGGGAAAGAGCTATATGGATTGGTGAAACGTGTGAAAAAAAATAAGTGA
- a CDS encoding MFS transporter → MKKIKILLASLSGSIIEWYDFYLYGTATGIVFTTLFFPNENPAVSILIAFATFGAGYAARPLGSIIFGHVGDRIGRKASLMITLIGMGGSSFLIGLLPTYAAVGILAPAMLVILRLIQGISLGGEWGGAVLLATENASKGVRGLFGSIPQLGVPIGLVLGTFSFTLINSFTTEAQFMAWGWRIPFLFSGVLIVLALWIRSSIEETPEFQQRKESGNIEKMPVLTLFRNNSKDMFRIIGLKLGDGFFNVFLMSFILVYATTYIGYSRDTALLALSLSCATMLITIPVVGYLSDFIGRKVIYISGLIGMLVLAIPYFIGISSSTSTFFIMQIVLLGVVWAAIFATQGTFFSELFPANVRYTGMSLGYQIAAAIVGFGPMLWTAMAANYGPSPWIFGGFMIVALLVSLVLAIFSPDTRKVSHYDETVHEEEVKPRVSAEPLLTTAAEVRE, encoded by the coding sequence ATGAAAAAGATTAAAATATTGTTGGCAAGTTTGTCAGGTTCCATTATTGAATGGTATGACTTTTACTTATACGGAACAGCCACTGGAATTGTATTTACCACACTTTTCTTCCCGAATGAAAATCCCGCCGTTTCCATTCTGATTGCATTTGCCACATTCGGAGCGGGATATGCAGCACGACCGCTAGGCAGTATTATATTTGGCCATGTGGGAGATCGGATTGGACGGAAAGCTTCCTTGATGATCACGCTCATCGGGATGGGCGGTAGTTCTTTCTTGATTGGATTGCTGCCGACCTACGCGGCAGTCGGTATCCTGGCACCAGCCATGCTTGTCATACTGCGGTTGATTCAGGGGATTTCTCTTGGGGGAGAATGGGGCGGAGCTGTCCTTCTTGCTACGGAGAATGCCAGCAAAGGAGTACGCGGGTTGTTCGGTTCGATCCCACAACTAGGCGTACCGATCGGGCTAGTGCTTGGTACATTCAGCTTCACACTTATTAACAGCTTCACTACGGAAGCACAGTTCATGGCATGGGGCTGGAGAATTCCGTTCCTGTTCAGCGGGGTACTCATCGTACTTGCTCTCTGGATACGGAGTAGCATCGAAGAAACCCCAGAATTTCAGCAGCGTAAAGAATCTGGCAATATTGAGAAGATGCCAGTACTGACGCTGTTCAGAAACAATTCCAAGGATATGTTCCGAATCATCGGTCTTAAACTGGGCGACGGCTTTTTCAACGTATTCCTAATGTCATTTATTCTGGTGTACGCTACAACGTATATCGGCTACTCACGGGACACGGCACTGCTTGCACTTTCGCTGAGCTGTGCGACGATGCTGATCACAATACCTGTTGTTGGATATCTGTCTGACTTCATCGGACGTAAAGTAATTTATATTTCTGGGTTGATCGGCATGCTGGTGCTGGCAATTCCGTATTTCATCGGCATTTCAAGCAGTACGTCCACATTCTTCATCATGCAGATCGTATTGCTCGGTGTCGTCTGGGCTGCAATTTTTGCGACACAAGGGACATTTTTCTCAGAGCTGTTCCCTGCGAATGTCAGATATACAGGGATGTCCCTCGGGTATCAAATAGCCGCTGCGATTGTCGGGTTCGGACCGATGTTATGGACTGCCATGGCGGCTAATTACGGCCCATCTCCATGGATTTTCGGCGGATTCATGATAGTAGCCCTTCTCGTTTCGCTAGTTTTGGCCATATTCTCACCAGACACGAGAAAAGTTTCGCATTACGATGAAACTGTCCATGAAGAAGAGGTCAAACCGCGCGTGTCCGCGGAACCATTGCTCACTACTGCAGCAGAGGTACGCGAATAA
- a CDS encoding AMP-binding protein, giving the protein MDCVGERTLRDLLNEKLHQHPDKTLFLFEDADRHVSQKTYREFEDEVDRLSRYFLHLGIRKGEHVTLHMPNNLEFYTIWFALANIGAVMVPTNILSPTSEMIYIISNSDSVMLITEQPYLDKFTDLGNHCPAIRYRMLTRSQPVDGYFSYDDALAFESGCKHALPELHNEDTVAILYTSGTTSKPKGVCVTHANYLFVGEQMALNLQLTANDRTFIVLPLFHGNAQYYSTMSALTVGASIALTEKFSASRYFEQANQLQATVGSLFAAPIRMILAKNESKNVIKNTLHTIIFAQNVAAEQLNRFKELAGVRLSQLYGMTETIGIPLMNPLHSVCKNESIGRPTLAYEVKLVDEQGNEVQKGASGQILVKGHPGRTIMKKYLRNQLATEETIQDGWLRTGDNARIGEDGYYYFVDRVKDMIKRSGENVATIEVESALASHPAVYEAAVIGVPDDMRDEAIKAFVILNEEMYVTENELLAHCQAQLAKFKVPDSIDFLDNFPRTSVGKIQKNKLVNYIPVK; this is encoded by the coding sequence ATGGATTGTGTAGGTGAAAGAACACTTCGTGACCTGTTAAATGAGAAATTGCATCAGCATCCTGACAAAACATTGTTTTTATTCGAAGACGCTGATCGTCATGTCTCACAAAAAACCTATAGAGAATTTGAGGATGAAGTGGATCGGCTGAGTCGATATTTCCTCCACTTGGGAATCCGAAAAGGAGAGCATGTTACATTACACATGCCGAATAATTTGGAATTTTATACAATTTGGTTTGCTTTGGCGAATATAGGGGCCGTCATGGTGCCTACGAATATTTTATCTCCTACGAGTGAGATGATCTACATTATCTCTAATTCCGATTCTGTGATGTTGATTACAGAACAGCCTTATCTAGATAAGTTCACGGATTTGGGAAATCACTGCCCCGCCATCCGTTACAGAATGCTTACAAGAAGCCAGCCTGTTGATGGTTATTTCTCCTACGATGATGCGCTAGCTTTTGAAAGCGGTTGCAAGCATGCGTTGCCTGAGCTTCATAATGAAGATACCGTCGCCATTCTATACACATCAGGCACTACTTCAAAACCTAAAGGTGTATGTGTCACGCATGCCAACTATTTATTCGTCGGTGAACAGATGGCGTTAAACTTACAGCTGACTGCCAACGACCGGACCTTTATCGTGCTTCCGTTGTTCCACGGTAACGCTCAATATTATTCTACCATGTCGGCTTTAACCGTTGGCGCTTCAATAGCTTTAACCGAAAAGTTCAGCGCATCCCGTTATTTTGAGCAAGCCAATCAGCTGCAAGCTACAGTCGGTTCACTGTTCGCTGCGCCTATTCGCATGATCTTAGCTAAAAACGAATCAAAAAACGTAATCAAGAACACTCTCCACACAATTATCTTCGCACAAAATGTCGCGGCAGAACAGTTGAACCGCTTTAAAGAACTCGCCGGTGTCAGATTGAGTCAGCTGTACGGGATGACAGAAACGATAGGTATTCCGCTAATGAATCCGCTACACAGCGTATGCAAGAATGAAAGCATTGGCAGACCGACTCTCGCGTACGAAGTGAAGTTGGTCGATGAACAAGGTAATGAAGTTCAAAAAGGCGCTTCGGGACAGATCTTGGTCAAAGGTCATCCGGGACGCACCATTATGAAAAAGTATTTACGGAATCAGCTGGCAACCGAAGAAACGATACAGGACGGCTGGCTTCGCACAGGCGATAATGCCCGTATTGGAGAAGATGGATACTATTATTTTGTAGACCGCGTAAAAGATATGATCAAGCGATCCGGGGAAAATGTAGCTACCATTGAAGTGGAAAGTGCTTTAGCCTCCCATCCAGCTGTGTACGAAGCAGCAGTGATCGGTGTGCCGGACGATATGCGCGATGAGGCGATTAAAGCCTTCGTTATTTTGAATGAAGAAATGTACGTTACGGAGAATGAGCTGCTGGCACATTGCCAAGCACAATTGGCTAAATTCAAAGTCCCTGATTCCATTGATTTTTTAGATAATTTTCCACGAACTTCCGTCGGCAAGATCCAAAAAAATAAGTTGGTAAATTACATTCCAGTTAAATAG
- a CDS encoding TetR/AcrR family transcriptional regulator: protein MKKSTRQIQAEQTKKRILETALELFRKKGFDNVTVDEIVKKSESSKGAFYGHFGSKYDIFMEKFKEIDQYYKKVVSVMPEALTFNEKVLYLVERQMHYLEFELGKDMMRTVYVSGLMEREGNFFSIHDRELYTILDDFIVTAIEEGDLPEDTNNKVLIRMLSRCMRGLLYDWLSLGKEYNLDAESKMFFSTFLAGLQCGRVDAVPLEVE, encoded by the coding sequence ATGAAGAAATCGACTAGACAAATACAGGCGGAGCAGACGAAGAAGCGCATATTGGAGACTGCGCTGGAGTTGTTTCGGAAAAAGGGATTCGATAATGTAACCGTAGATGAAATTGTGAAGAAAAGTGAAAGTTCAAAAGGTGCCTTTTATGGCCATTTCGGTTCAAAATATGATATCTTCATGGAAAAATTCAAAGAGATTGACCAATACTACAAAAAAGTTGTTTCCGTTATGCCGGAAGCGTTAACGTTCAATGAAAAAGTCCTGTATTTAGTAGAACGACAAATGCATTACCTCGAATTTGAGTTGGGAAAAGACATGATGAGGACGGTCTATGTCAGCGGTCTTATGGAAAGAGAAGGCAATTTCTTTTCTATACACGACAGAGAATTGTATACCATTCTGGATGATTTTATCGTCACGGCAATCGAAGAAGGAGATTTGCCGGAAGACACCAATAATAAAGTTTTGATCCGCATGCTTTCAAGATGTATGCGCGGGCTACTGTATGATTGGCTCTCTTTGGGCAAAGAGTACAATCTGGATGCCGAGAGCAAGATGTTTTTTTCTACATTCCTCGCGGGACTTCAGTGCGGCAGAGTGGATGCTGTACCTTTAGAGGTGGAATAA
- the speB gene encoding agmatinase yields the protein MEKINMPITGICSFAKYPICTDWEEIDADIAVLGVPYDTGVGFLSGCRFGPRRIREVSTHYARGSAGFYDPERDEVFLGGDVKIVDAGDADVIHGDIEQAFTAIEYAVAKIREKGAIPAIMGGDHSISIPVARALKDEGDITVIQLDAHLDWSDAPGGQTLGNGSPMRRMSEMDHIKDMVQIGLRGLGSSRKEDFDAAKAYGSELISARDSAKLGVEGILNKIPKADKYYVTIDIDCFDISLATGTGSPSPGGFSFDFLNDILIGIAEKGNVVCFDLVEVAPQYDPTGATTRVAAMTMLNFMGHILKNKEKHTN from the coding sequence ATGGAAAAAATTAATATGCCAATCACAGGAATTTGTTCTTTTGCTAAGTATCCAATCTGCACGGACTGGGAAGAAATTGATGCAGACATCGCAGTTCTAGGGGTTCCGTATGATACGGGTGTCGGTTTTTTAAGTGGCTGTCGATTTGGGCCTAGAAGAATTCGAGAAGTGTCCACGCATTACGCACGTGGCAGTGCAGGGTTTTATGATCCAGAACGGGATGAAGTATTTTTAGGCGGAGACGTAAAAATCGTGGATGCAGGAGATGCGGATGTCATCCATGGAGATATAGAGCAAGCATTTACTGCAATTGAATATGCTGTAGCAAAAATCCGAGAAAAAGGTGCCATTCCTGCAATTATGGGAGGAGACCATTCGATTTCCATTCCTGTTGCACGCGCATTAAAGGATGAAGGAGATATCACCGTCATTCAATTAGATGCACATTTAGACTGGTCAGATGCACCAGGCGGGCAAACTTTAGGAAACGGCAGCCCTATGCGTAGAATGTCTGAGATGGATCATATTAAAGATATGGTACAAATCGGTTTGCGTGGATTAGGGAGTAGTCGAAAAGAAGATTTTGACGCGGCAAAAGCGTACGGTAGCGAGCTAATCTCAGCACGCGATTCCGCTAAGTTGGGTGTAGAAGGTATACTTAATAAAATTCCAAAAGCCGATAAGTACTATGTGACGATCGATATTGACTGCTTTGATATTTCATTGGCTACGGGTACAGGGTCTCCTTCACCTGGAGGTTTCTCATTCGATTTCCTAAATGACATTTTAATTGGAATCGCTGAAAAAGGAAATGTCGTTTGTTTCGACCTAGTTGAAGTTGCTCCTCAATATGATCCTACTGGTGCCACGACTCGGGTAGCAGCTATGACGATGTTGAACTTTATGGGTCATATTCTTAAAAATAAAGAAAAACATACTAACTGA
- a CDS encoding sodium/glutamate symporter, translating to MSSSRSENGMLILDVDMITFTAIGAVLLILGTWIVRRYEILWKYSIPGPVIGGFGFSLLMWGAYELGLFEFQYDNTLYDLFMYVFFVTIGLSTGVSILKKGGKLLLIYMLVCWFLAILQNGISVGAAWLTGINPLSALMAGQASMQGGHGMAASLAPLIESFGESNALTIGMAASTYGLIAGSLIGGPVGNWLITRKNLKIQTDTDDLNALASEIEEKKTAITWQNVLIEGSLIFVILSIGLPTAQWITNVTGFSIPGHIFSLFLGIIFRSINERTSWVPMTDTAMDMISNVSLNMFLVMAMMKLKLWELYDLALPLAVILVLQTLATMAVAVFILYRLLGKNYDAAVMSAGFIGHGLGATPNGLVVMNAICTKYGVFSRKAFIIIPVAGTVLTDIVGVPIFVFLANLLGN from the coding sequence ATGTCATCGAGTAGAAGTGAGAATGGAATGCTAATCCTGGATGTCGATATGATTACGTTTACTGCTATCGGGGCAGTGTTACTAATCTTGGGAACATGGATTGTAAGGAGATATGAAATTCTTTGGAAGTATTCCATTCCAGGGCCTGTAATTGGAGGTTTTGGATTTTCACTATTAATGTGGGGAGCTTATGAATTAGGGCTTTTTGAGTTTCAATACGACAATACACTCTACGATTTATTCATGTATGTTTTCTTTGTAACTATTGGATTGTCTACCGGCGTGTCGATTTTGAAAAAAGGCGGTAAATTGCTTTTGATTTACATGTTGGTTTGCTGGTTCCTGGCTATTTTGCAAAATGGTATTAGTGTCGGTGCAGCATGGCTGACAGGCATTAATCCACTCTCTGCATTAATGGCAGGACAGGCATCTATGCAGGGCGGTCATGGCATGGCAGCCTCACTGGCTCCATTAATTGAGTCATTCGGTGAATCAAATGCACTGACAATTGGTATGGCGGCTTCAACATATGGACTCATAGCAGGCTCGTTAATCGGAGGACCTGTCGGCAATTGGCTGATCACTAGAAAGAATTTGAAAATCCAAACTGACACGGATGATTTGAATGCGCTTGCAAGTGAGATTGAAGAGAAGAAGACGGCGATTACTTGGCAAAATGTGCTCATAGAAGGTTCTTTAATCTTTGTAATATTGTCCATCGGTTTGCCTACAGCACAGTGGATTACAAATGTCACTGGCTTCTCCATCCCAGGTCATATATTTAGTCTTTTCCTAGGAATTATTTTCCGTTCAATCAATGAGCGAACGTCATGGGTGCCTATGACAGACACGGCAATGGATATGATTTCAAATGTTTCATTGAACATGTTTTTAGTAATGGCCATGATGAAACTGAAATTATGGGAACTGTATGATCTGGCTCTTCCTTTAGCTGTAATACTTGTTTTGCAAACATTAGCGACAATGGCAGTTGCAGTATTCATCCTCTATAGATTACTTGGGAAGAACTATGACGCGGCTGTGATGTCAGCAGGGTTTATTGGACATGGATTAGGAGCCACACCAAATGGATTGGTTGTAATGAATGCGATATGTACGAAATATGGCGTCTTTTCAAGGAAAGCGTTTATCATTATCCCGGTTGCGGGGACAGTTTTAACAGATATCGTCGGTGTACCTATATTTGTATTTCTTGCAAATCTTTTAGGAAATTAA
- a CDS encoding LysR family transcriptional regulator encodes MDIRSLKHFYTIAACGQFTKAAIQLHISQPALSNTIKSLEKELGCTLFERSTKSLKLTEPGEILYKHAEDVLELFDKIYKEMEDARNVGKGKINLGMIESYRYFISHMIGIFKSKYPAVSMKVRELGPNDIVKSLESYDIHLGITSIANDHNNFKYIPIFQENYVLLTPPDHRFKNLNSIEIIDLKNETFIHSLEGFKIRETFIKACEHVGFSPSVEFETESLETACSLVENGLGISVVPESFLALNPSKRRNVVYIKDFASKRTVYLVYQPERYLPPPIQDFIDITLQFSNEIIVRK; translated from the coding sequence ATGGACATTCGCTCTTTAAAGCATTTTTATACTATTGCAGCATGCGGACAATTTACAAAAGCCGCGATACAGTTACATATTTCACAGCCAGCTTTGAGCAATACCATCAAATCATTAGAAAAAGAACTGGGTTGTACATTATTTGAAAGAAGTACAAAAAGTTTGAAGTTGACCGAACCAGGAGAAATTTTGTATAAACATGCGGAGGATGTATTGGAGTTATTTGATAAGATTTACAAAGAAATGGAGGATGCAAGAAATGTAGGTAAAGGCAAGATCAATCTAGGAATGATTGAATCATACCGCTATTTCATTTCCCATATGATTGGAATTTTCAAGAGCAAATACCCTGCTGTATCGATGAAAGTGCGGGAATTAGGACCGAATGATATTGTAAAAAGTTTAGAAAGCTATGACATTCATTTAGGAATCACTTCTATAGCTAATGATCACAACAACTTCAAATATATACCTATCTTCCAGGAAAATTACGTATTACTAACACCTCCAGATCATCGATTTAAAAACCTGAACAGCATTGAAATCATCGATTTGAAAAACGAAACATTTATTCATAGCCTGGAAGGTTTTAAAATTAGAGAAACATTTATCAAAGCGTGCGAGCATGTAGGCTTTTCACCATCAGTAGAATTCGAAACAGAAAGCTTAGAAACTGCATGCAGCCTTGTGGAGAATGGACTGGGTATATCGGTTGTGCCAGAAAGCTTTCTCGCCCTAAATCCATCGAAAAGAAGAAACGTAGTCTACATAAAAGACTTCGCTTCCAAAAGAACGGTTTATCTAGTCTATCAGCCTGAACGCTATCTCCCCCCACCTATTCAAGACTTTATTGATATTACTCTTCAGTTTTCTAATGAGATTATTGTTCGGAAGTGA
- a CDS encoding conserved phage C-terminal domain-containing protein, which produces MKLLINEDPIPLLPSLAMKVGLNAALFLQQLHYRLNISKNIRDGHKWVFNTYDDWMEEFPFWSLNTIKRITYDLEQKGYLISTSKHNKMKIDNTKWYRIDYEKLPFSYTPNEIFVDPKVDAPPPQHETTINSQLDAVQTHTGTKAYPTMGGPITKELKNKKNKTIVEKNLDVAHSVIEYLNDKTGKHFKAESAATRKFINGRIKEGYTQEDFIRVIDLKTKQWLNHREFNTFLRPSTLFNATNFENYSNELVVAKKPRRESYVPPVLDFSVGEK; this is translated from the coding sequence ATGAAATTATTAATTAACGAAGATCCGATTCCATTATTACCTTCACTGGCAATGAAAGTTGGATTGAACGCTGCGCTATTCTTGCAACAACTTCACTACCGTTTGAACATTTCAAAAAACATCCGTGACGGTCATAAATGGGTGTTCAATACGTATGACGACTGGATGGAAGAATTTCCGTTTTGGTCGCTAAACACGATTAAACGAATAACGTACGACTTAGAACAAAAAGGTTATCTGATTTCCACTTCCAAGCACAATAAGATGAAAATCGACAACACCAAATGGTACCGAATCGATTATGAAAAGTTGCCATTTTCCTATACGCCAAATGAGATATTCGTAGACCCAAAAGTGGACGCTCCACCACCCCAACATGAGACGACTATCAACTCACAATTAGACGCTGTGCAAACCCACACTGGTACGAAGGCGTATCCCACTATGGGAGGGCCTATAACCAAAGAACTTAAGAATAAAAAGAATAAAACCATTGTCGAGAAGAATCTCGACGTCGCACATTCTGTTATTGAATACCTAAACGACAAAACCGGAAAACATTTCAAAGCGGAGTCCGCTGCTACCCGTAAATTCATCAACGGTCGAATCAAAGAAGGCTACACACAGGAAGATTTCATCCGTGTCATCGATCTAAAGACCAAGCAGTGGTTGAACCACCGTGAATTTAATACGTTCCTTAGACCATCGACTTTGTTTAACGCAACGAATTTTGAAAACTATAGTAATGAACTAGTCGTGGCAAAGAAACCGAGAAGAGAATCATATGTTCCACCAGTTCTCGATTTTAGTGTTGGTGAGAAGTAA